In the genome of Carettochelys insculpta isolate YL-2023 chromosome 17, ASM3395843v1, whole genome shotgun sequence, the window CTGTTTTGATTAATCAGCATTTGGGGGAGcagagtttttgtttttgaaacttATACCTATCTTAGTGAAATGTCACCCATATCAGATGAAGTTGAAAACAACATTATTTACCAACTTTGGTTGATTTTCGCTTTTTTCTGTTTATGGCTCCTCTTGGATTTATTTGTTGTGAATTTTTCCCTTCTCCAATATatttctttcttctcttgctctgaAATATTTTCTGAAGCTCCACTTCCTGCCTCCATTGAACTGAACTGCTGAGAATACAGAAGAAGTTATACTTGTCCATTTCAAAGGACATGAACATTTCTGAGTGAGTTATAGAAATTAACTGATTAGATTAATAGAACATTGtctaaatttaaaaatgtaataataatCTTTCTTACTGAGTTCCTTCTCCATTTAAAATAGTATGCATACAATGTGTGTTTAAGTTCATCACTACCTTTATATTAactacaaaattaaaaataaaacaactttaTTATTTTCTGGGCCcatgcaaaaataatatatattccCTAGTACTGCCCTGCTAGGTGTGAGGTCAAAGTTAACCTCACAAAATTATCCAGGAGCTGTATAGCTCTTGAACTGATTAATTACACTTAAACTAAAAATATGCTTCAAAATCTTTAACACATTTTATAAAGTATGACCACAAGTGTCTCTGTTAAAATTTGAATCTATCCTCAGGAAAGATTTTTCACTACTACTTCAAGTGAAAGCCAAACGGATTCTGGTACAGAGTTTGTAAAGCACCTCACACAATGGTTCCCTTTATACTTAACTGATGTTTCTAAGATCTACTGTAATACAAACACtaatataaaattaaaacagaaaaaagtacATTCTGGTCTACAGAAATCCAATTACTATAATATTCAAGTTACAATAAAGTTAAAGCATACTTTTCTAGCTAAGAAAATTTTCTGGCCAAATTTCCATGCAACAGGACATGCTTAATTCCCCAACATAAGTTAGTGGAATCTGTGTATTTTGTATATCCAGTCACCTGGGTGTTTCCTGGAATTCATGTTTTAAGAGGACAATTTTGGCACTTTTTTGTTAAAGTAGATTAATTCAAGGTGCTCACTAATCTGAGACAGAATAAGATTTATATACACATTGTAATAATATGCCTCCTAACTTTCACTCTCCTATTCTTACTAATGAAAGGATATGCTTGCGGAACTGTGCACCTGCTCTGAAATAGGGAATAGGACTCACAACATTACCTTCCATGGCTGCTCTCCCTTTGAAAAGGATGAAACCAGTGTTTTTAAGTTCCCAGTGGTCAAACCATAGGTCAAAGTCTtgctaatatttttcattttgataaaaGAAAAGTCACAGTTTGGCAGCATAACTTCACTACCAGAATTTTTCTTACAGATGTGCAGGGAAGAGTAAGCAGAGTCAGCTTTCTTCTTTTGCTCAGCAGGCAGAGGAAGGCTTCTGGTTAAACAACACCAAGTTAACTGAGGCTCAGCGTTTAGTGATGGGAAGGAGCTCTTTGTAGTTGAGATCCTTGAGTTTCCTGAGAGACAAGTCAAATTAATTTGGGACAGTGCCGGGAGTTCCTTATGTTGAGTACTGAGAGTGTGGCAATAAAATGTGCCAGAAGAATGGCAAAAATAATTGGAATTGTCCATTGAACACACAGAATACTGTAAATCCTGCAACACTGGTGAAATGTCTTTAAGGATGCCTGAAGAGCTACCATCTGTGTCCCATCCCATGACTTGCTGTTCGGTGTTCCCACTAGAGCTTGACCCTTTGTCTGATGAGGATGTCATTACTAAAGAGTTATTTTCTGAGTGAAGATGGTCTAAGACCTGATTTTCTCCTTTGATGTCTGCAGAAATGAAAAAGCCACCTGTATACACAGATGTGAAGCATACTTTCTTCCCTGTGTTTTGTGCAGAGCAAACAGTTGTACTTATCCACTTCTTGTCTGCTTGCATTTGATCACTTAAGTTATCTTTAGCTTCTGTCTCTTTCCAGGTGTCTTTCATTATCTCCTTCTGCTGGCTGCTTTGGTTCTGAAAGCTGTCATTTATCTTGTTTGGGAAGTTAGTTGTTGAGCTGTTTGGTGAACAAGGTACCAGACCCTTCCAGTTCGTATGTACACCCCAACTTATCCCTCCTGTTGTGGCCTGGTGTGTCAGTTCAAATTCTAAAGGGGACAAAAACGCATCACGAGAGTCAGCACTGACTGACCTACTGTTGACAGTGTACAAAGCTTTGGTTAGTGGAACTGGTACAGAAATAGCAGCCATGCTCTCCTGCCCTGGTCTCACTACAAGTGACAGGTCTGTAGTTCTCTCTTCCTGTGGTAATTTGAGAATGTATTTTGGAGgaaatgcatttttctttatAGATGGAGTTACCTGACCAACTTCCACATTTTGACTAGTGGAAGATATACCAGCATTATCAACACTGTGAAGTGACACTCTTGTTCCTACTGTCACAGGACATATTTTGGCTTCTGTATCTGTCACATTATATAAGGCAAAAGAACTACAATCATCTCTCTTTAAATCAGGCACTGGAAATTCAGAAATTGAAGCTGTTGAGACTTTTGCTGATTGTGGGAGAAGGTTATCAGTGTCATCACTATTATAAATGGGTTCTATGTGGTGTTTCACTGTTTTCTCATGGTCCGTACCTTCAGCACTGCTGATCAAGTCACTAGTGTCTGAACTTGAATTTTGCTCTCCTTCTTTAGTCAACTGTTTAACTAATGCTGGAGTGACAGCGGGTACACTGTAACTGTCTACCAATTTCACTGTTTCATCTACTGCGTTATTTTCATTACAGGGCCTGGAACTTGATTTTAGAGCTGCATTATCTCTGTTTTTCAGCTCTTCAActttcagtttttttctctctGATGGTAGCTTTTGGAATACCTCTGTGGAttcaccactgctgctgttgtGTGTTCTTAAGGGCATCTGTGCATGTTCAGCAGTTTCTTTACTATTTTGGGTTTCtctatcactttttaaaatatttccactcTCTGATACAACTGTATTGGATTCTCCCCTAGAACATGATGCTTCCAATTGACTATTGTGCATTTGGAGACTATCAGCATTCAGCACATTAGTGTTTAATTGACTAGCTCTCTGCTTAAGTTGAAGCCTCGTCTCATGACTGCTTACAGCTAGTAATGTGTTATGTTTGTTGCTGCAGTCATGTTTTTGGGAAGTTCTGCTTATTATACTCAGTTCAGCATTTATTGAACATGCTATTTCCATTAGGTCTATAAATCTTCCAGCATTATCCTCTGAGGAGACACTTTGCAGTATATGATTACCAATGGGAGGGACTTCTGAGTCCACAGTGTTTAATTCTGTGGTAGAAATGGCTATGGGGGAGGAAAACCTCCCACTTAAAGAGGTGCTCCTGACATCCGTTGGCTGAGTAACTCCATCACAACTGCCTGCTTCCTTTGGATCAGGGGAGAAGTCTGTAttctctgtttccttttttcctctttgaCTAGGTTTCTTGGTGGTTTGactgtttttcattttctggTAGATTTTCTTGAATGTTTCATCACCATACATCTGCCATTTTTCTTGAGagaacatttttaatttcctttgagTTTGCTTCCTAGATTTAGCATTtgctccttctcctccagctccagtcTTTTTAGTGTCTTTCATCTCCTCAGAAGGAGAATAATAACAGACTGTGTTACCTAGTGGCAAATCATCCACTGCTGTTTGTCTGACAAGTGCTCGAGGATGGCTGTTAGGAAAATCCACTGCACTTGTAGAAAGGCTGTTGCTATGCAACAAACTAGAAGAGTTCATAGTCAGGGGCTGCCTAGTGAGAGATGGTAGTTTTGAGCTACCCACTCTGTCATGTGCCACTCTTGTGCTCTCTACAAATGGCAAAGAGTTGCTTCTTGTGACAGGCACACAGTCTATTGTTGTCGAGAACTGTGTGGGGACTGAATGAAAAAACGATGGCTTGATTTTTTCTATGGGAGTAAAGGTAGATTTTGCTGAACAAAGGGAAAGATTCTTCTTCCTGTTTCCCTCAAGAGATCTAATGTCAAAATGGAAGGAGTCTTTGTATGTGTAAGGCATTGGCAGATCAATACTGCCCTGCTTGGAAAGCACTGTTTTTCTGGGTCTAACATTGTCTAATTGGGTATCATCCACCACAGCTTTGTTATGAGAGATCAATTTTGAGATATGCTCTTCCAGCTTCTTTTTCTCTAGCATCAAGGTTGTTGCTTTCTCAGCTGAATCTGCTTGTGCACTATTTCCTCCCATACACCTTAAGCCACTAAAGGCAGTTTCATTTTCCAgttctgtgctttgttcacaaaGACTATGCAGAGGGCTAGAGGTCAACATCTGTTGCTCTGTACTATCAGAGCGTGACAGGTATCCAGAATCAGTGCTCTCACACTTCTTTAGCTTATAGTCAGACGATTTGCAGTCCCATTGCCTATCGGAATAAGTTGCTTGCTGCCTCTGCAACTGAATGTGTTTATATGTTGTTGAGAATCTTTGCTCCTGTATTTTCCTTCTCTGATGTAGACTGTCTGGCAATACTAATGGAGAAGATACGTTTGGGGGATCTTGCACTGGTTCTCTTTCTGAGGCACCCTGGCTTGGCCCTGGCCAACAGGAATTATCAGTTGTTATCTTCTGACTTTCTGGCGTAAGTGATAAAGTATTCAGTGTGGATAGTGAAATAATAGATGAAAATTTCTTAGTCTCCACTGTGGCACTGGTCTCAGAAATGGTTTGTTTAATTACTGACCCTTGCTTTTCACAGACATTGTCTCGTTTTGTACATCGATGTGACGGGATGTCTGTTGTCTTCTCGTTCTCCTCTAATATGCCACTGTTGTCAGACTCCGAGGGAAGCCTGGTATTGTTGACATGTGTTTGGGTTCTTCTGTGTTTATACAAATTGCTTTGAGTTTTAAATGCAATACCACAAGTGGTGCAGGgaaagggtctctctcctgtgtgtgaGCGAATATGTTTTTCCAGGACACTTGGTTTCAGGCAATCTCTCCCACAGTGTTTACAGATGTACTTCCCAGCATTTTTGGATTTTCCTGGGCTTCCAACAGGTATATTTGGACAGGAACTTGATGGCAAAACTGGTGAACTAACTATGTTTAATGTCAAAGTTTGCCCTGCTTGTTTCTGAGCAGCTGACTGACGCTGATCTGTCCTCTCCGAATGCAGTAGTGGGCTTAGGATTAAGGGCATGTTACTGGTGTCGAAGTTTATGCTGCTTCCACTAGCTGCTAACTGGTTGTTTGACTGGTAATATCCGGGTTGGATAGGATGATACAGTGGTATGGTAAGGGCTTTTACGTATATAGTCTGAGGCAGAGCTTGCTCCTGCTGAAGAAGAACGGAATTCTGTCTGATATTTGATGAGCCATGTGCAGCCTGAAGAGATGAGACTTCAACTGGTTGATCAGCTAGTGCAACTGTGGAATGGATTTGCCTCTGTGCTTCCATTTCAAAGGTTGTGTGTTATCCAGTTCAGTTATCTATGGAAAACAAATATAACATATACTTATGTTTGAAAACCATGATTTTCTGCAGCTGTTTATTAATAGTAGATGCAAAAGTTAATTATATTTCTGTAAGGTTTTCCATACTGAAGAATATcaaaatgttttatataaacttTACATATAGAGGAATCTTATCATTCACCACTAAAAGTGTCACCTCTTTGTTAGATGGAAGCTAATAAAGCA includes:
- the ZNF831 gene encoding zinc finger protein 831 produces the protein MEAQRQIHSTVALADQPVEVSSLQAAHGSSNIRQNSVLLQQEQALPQTIYVKALTIPLYHPIQPGYYQSNNQLAASGSSINFDTSNMPLILSPLLHSERTDQRQSAAQKQAGQTLTLNIVSSPVLPSSSCPNIPVGSPGKSKNAGKYICKHCGRDCLKPSVLEKHIRSHTGERPFPCTTCGIAFKTQSNLYKHRRTQTHVNNTRLPSESDNSGILEENEKTTDIPSHRCTKRDNVCEKQGSVIKQTISETSATVETKKFSSIISLSTLNTLSLTPESQKITTDNSCWPGPSQGASEREPVQDPPNVSSPLVLPDSLHQRRKIQEQRFSTTYKHIQLQRQQATYSDRQWDCKSSDYKLKKCESTDSGYLSRSDSTEQQMLTSSPLHSLCEQSTELENETAFSGLRCMGGNSAQADSAEKATTLMLEKKKLEEHISKLISHNKAVVDDTQLDNVRPRKTVLSKQGSIDLPMPYTYKDSFHFDIRSLEGNRKKNLSLCSAKSTFTPIEKIKPSFFHSVPTQFSTTIDCVPVTRSNSLPFVESTRVAHDRVGSSKLPSLTRQPLTMNSSSLLHSNSLSTSAVDFPNSHPRALVRQTAVDDLPLGNTVCYYSPSEEMKDTKKTGAGGEGANAKSRKQTQRKLKMFSQEKWQMYGDETFKKIYQKMKNSQTTKKPSQRGKKETENTDFSPDPKEAGSCDGVTQPTDVRSTSLSGRFSSPIAISTTELNTVDSEVPPIGNHILQSVSSEDNAGRFIDLMEIACSINAELSIISRTSQKHDCSNKHNTLLAVSSHETRLQLKQRASQLNTNVLNADSLQMHNSQLEASCSRGESNTVVSESGNILKSDRETQNSKETAEHAQMPLRTHNSSSGESTEVFQKLPSERKKLKVEELKNRDNAALKSSSRPCNENNAVDETVKLVDSYSVPAVTPALVKQLTKEGEQNSSSDTSDLISSAEGTDHEKTVKHHIEPIYNSDDTDNLLPQSAKVSTASISEFPVPDLKRDDCSSFALYNVTDTEAKICPVTVGTRVSLHSVDNAGISSTSQNVEVGQVTPSIKKNAFPPKYILKLPQEERTTDLSLVVRPGQESMAAISVPVPLTKALYTVNSRSVSADSRDAFLSPLEFELTHQATTGGISWGVHTNWKGLVPCSPNSSTTNFPNKINDSFQNQSSQQKEIMKDTWKETEAKDNLSDQMQADKKWISTTVCSAQNTGKKVCFTSVYTGGFFISADIKGENQVLDHLHSENNSLVMTSSSDKGSSSSGNTEQQVMGWDTDGSSSGILKDISPVLQDLQYSVCSMDNSNYFCHSSGTFYCHTLSTQHKELPALSQINLTCLSGNSRISTTKSSFPSLNAEPQLTWCCLTRSLPLPAEQKKKADSAYSSLHICKKNSGSEVMLPNCDFSFIKMKNISKTLTYGLTTGNLKTLVSSFSKGEQPWKQFSSMEAGSGASENISEQEKKEIYWRREKFTTNKSKRSHKQKKAKINQSWSKGSHMHGYGYTQLKTNRLSKQHWLATRTLDFLKKQQLHHSHDSLNQNKKCYTRALSLQDNYLPQQEELSCPTSDKPASKGNNHKKEDRNHKNNSGIFSPARHSSNFRQKDNLDGKDVTTPSDKHSRDNLPLQNICATPGLPMVTYFCSSPTKTATEQTNTDLDICCCVTQSLMLQKSFPVEPQPNASSDTVASSFWSFPYDFVGTGTGCQHVNMGSEVTTPLFLCPKADRKNILNVESQGQSCDALYPLVQISEKEEHPMEGNSFSSLKEKLTPSSKTMCSDSLVNTVPETLVTGTCLPSIANTQGTTPSISTSCGCVDKNGTYLQSDGHGRLNETGTNTFKESSFTISATESIASPETPSKTYKKRGLEMMRKQTRVEYNDTSSDDEDRLVIEI